The genomic segment AGGATGGACTGGGAGAAGAGCTGGGAGACGGCCTAGAGCATGAGTTGGGGTGGACAAAAGGTTGAGCTTGGGGATGGATTAGAATATGAGATGGGTGTTGAACTGGAGATGTGCTGGGATGATCTTGGTGATGAGATGGGGAATGGACTAGAGTATGTGTCGGTGATAGACTGGTGGTTGAACTGAGGGATGGACTAGGGGATGAGCCAGAGGAGGGTGGACTAGAGGATGAGCCAGAGGAGGGAGGACTAGAGGATGAGCCAGAGGAGGGAGGACTAGAGGATGAGCCAGAGGAGGGAGGACTAGAGGATGAGTTGGAGGGAGGACTAAGGGTTGAGGTGGGGGATGGCCTAGAGCATGAGCCAGAGGAGGGTGGACTAGAGGATCAGCTGGAGAATGGActagagcaggggtcttcaatcctatccacaaagggccagtgtggctgcaggctttcattccaaccaagcaggagctacacctgatttcacttgtttaatcatttcaccctcgtctccagtcaacaatcaagtgagcctccaatttggctgtaatgaaagcctgcagctacaccggccctttgcggataggattgaagacccctggactAGAGGATGAGTTTGGGAATGGACTAGGGTTTGAGCTGGAGGATGGTGGACTAGAGGATGGGCCGGAGGAGGGTGGACTAGAGGATGAGCTGGGGGATGATCTAGGGTTTGTGCTGGGAGGATGGAAAATAGGATGAGCTGGTAGATGAAATTGGGCTTGAGTTAGAAGCTGGACTAGATGAGCTGGGGATGAACTATGGATTGAGCTGAAGGATGTACTAGAACATGAGCTGGAGGATGAACTAGGGGTTGAGCTGGCAGATGAAACAGAGGATGAGCTCGGACATGTACTAAAGGATGACATGGGGATAGACTAGAGGATCAGCTTGGGGATAAACTGAAATAAAACTAGGAAGTGTGATAACCTAGGGTTTGAGCTGGGAGTTGGACTGCAGGATGATTGGGAGGGTTGGACTAGAGGATGAGATGGGGGGATGAGACCAGGCAGGGTTCAGGTGTTCATGGGTGGACTAGGAGAAGAAACCCAGGATAGGTCAGGTTATTCCCAGCTGTTGTCTCCAAAATCCTTTCAGATTTTGTCCAAAGATCTGTCACAACACAGTGTCACCATTCCCCCCTTAAAACATGTATATTTATACACAACATATATGCATGAATGTATGCACCATTTTATTGTACGTGTGCATTTACCTTTCCTGCAGGCCTGAGGAGTAATAGGACACATTTGGACTGCGTGTGCTTGTAGCTGGAGCTTTAGGGAAACGGGGTGGGACTGGAGGACTGGGAGTGGGGCCTCCAACATTAGCACAGCGGGGTGGAACGGGAGGAGCATTCAAAAACCGACACTCCTCCTTCACCTAGCAGGACAAGGGGAGATTAGTTATGTTAAGGTAGGTGAGTTCAAGAACATTCATCAACTTGTGTTTTCAACAAGATGCAGTCAATTAAACTGTTCAAACGGTCATCCCTgtccttttttctctctttttggcGCAATACGAGGAGTATCTCGGTCTGGCAAGTCAACAGGATACGATTTAGCATTGTATGAAATTGCATAGAAATAAATGTGATTCAATATTATACAAAACAGTTCAAGCCTGTGAGTACATGTCAAATTTACGTAAACTTTACACAGTCAGACAaagtgctctttctctctctgtacgtgcgtgtgtgtgtgtgtgtgtgtgtgtgtgtgtggcattgcCGTCTCATCCCCTTGGTAACCCTTTTTCATGACTCACGAAAGAAATGAAGAACAGATGGCAATTTACAGATGATGTTGAAATGTTCTCAGTACAGGGAAAGTTATCTCCTCGTTTGGATCATTTCTTTTCCTCCCCCCAGTTCTTGTCCGGTTCCAACTTTTCATGTaccaaaacagtgtgtgtgtgtgtgttgtgaagtTTTGCTCACATGGATCAGAAGTCCTGTGACGTCTGTTAATCTAAATAATATCTGTCTGCATTTCCTCCTCAGCCTTTTGAGAAAGCTGCCTTCCTGTCCAGATCCaccagggagtgtgtgtgtgttttagttaaCTAAATTACAGGGCCAGAGCAGAAAATTTGCGTGGGAGCAagcgagaaagagaaagagagagacagacagacagggcaccAAAAGGCCATAATTCCAGTTGTCAGAGCTGTAAGCGCTTCTATATAGCTGATGATACAGTAAAGTTTCAACAgcaatgtttgtgtgtgttcatgcTCTCTTCCCGTAAGTGTGTGGCCATTACTAGGTCTGTAAAAGCTGTATCAATTATTTAGTCCAGAACTGTGCAGCTTTACGACTCTTTAGAGATCCTGAATTACTGTAGCAGAACatacatgactgtgtgtgtgtcccaaGAGTCTTGACCTGTGTTCAAGTGATCTGCTGGTATCCATAATGACTCTTTAGATAAAAGAACAtcagggagcgagagagagagagagagagagagagaggatgagaaaAGGACatgaaggaggaagaagaagcgaGAGCCGGCACAGTCATAAATGCACCTTAAATCTTCTGTAAGGAAGAGCTATTGATTAACAGATAAACCCGCGAATCCGTCTGACTGTAGCGCTGGCTAACGGCTCCATCATCGTTACCGCGGGTGACGAGCGGCACTGCGGTTTTAAATCATCATATAACGTTCATCACGGTCATGTAACAAATGGAAATTGGATGCACGAACGTTTTCAAGCAGGTAAAGATCGGGTGAGAACTTCCTTCCAAGACTACTAGTGATAGGACATGCACGCGGGACGCAGccaacaatttttaaaaataatgcgATTTCGGGCTGTGTCATTCGGTGTTATATGATTATCAAAAAACTGAATGTTTTCACGAgtcacacagaggccacgccttctttcCTGGGACTGACAGactacacagaggccacaccccttcCCTTACTTACTGATGACCCACAATCCACAAAAACAACGAGGAGTCTACTCACAGCTTCTGATTTGGGCGGAACAGGGGGTGGAGTCGGTACTCGTCCTGCTTCCATCTGCACCATCGCAACGTGGGTGGAGCCTATTGTACCATCCAATGAGGAAGTGGAATGGAAAGATATAAGGTTGTGCTCAGCTTTGACTGTGCTTTCAGGAACCTCTGCATAGCTTCCTCCACTCTGATTGGCCCAGAGCTCTTCGTAAGGAATTTCCTGTGTCTCTGTGGGCCAATCAGGGGTGACGTACTCTCGCTCATCCCcttcacccaccccctccctctctccatcACCTCCAGGGGGAGTCTGTGTGTCTCCCAGTGAGTCCCTGCAGCCTGGTGTGGGTGTCGGTGTGATGGCTCCACCCCCGTACACGCACAGCGAGAGTCTCTGTGGTGAGAATACGGGATACACTCGTATCCTGCGCGGGCTCACGCACTCCTCGGTCAGGTCCACCTTGACCTCTCGCACAGCTCGGGAATAATCGTCCGGGTCAAAGGTCTCCTGGCAACGGAGCGCGCTCAGCAGCACCGCCCGCTGGTAGACGGGGTCATCACGCAGCAAGCCATCAGGCAGCGTGAACCGCGGCATGTCGTTAAGCAACAGGAAGTGAGAAGGCGTCACTTCCTGTTTGCGCAGGACACAGCAGAGTACCACGGTCCGGCTGACGATGGCGAGCAACTTGTAGCGCTGGCCCTGGCGGATGGTGTGCTGGTCATAGCGGCTGCGAGGTGGAGGTGGAGGATGTGGTGGGACAGCCACGTTGACGGGCAGCCGCACACGTTCGATGATGGTGCGCAGCGTATGCTCGCCAGCCTGCATGCGCAGCTCAAGCGGCGAGCGTGTGCAGAAACGGCCCCGGCACTGCAGCGGCAGCCGCACGCTCTCCCGCGTCCGCTGGTTCAGGCAGATCAGACAGGGCAGCTTGGTGCGGTTGGGGCGTCCTGAAGCTCCGCTCACTCGGCCCAGCCGGCGCAGCAACACGGCAAGGCGCGACTTCTCGCGAGCAGATtggacacacagcagctcagcccGGCCCATCGGAGTCAGCTCATCTCCCGCCTGCAGGGAAAAGTTATACACCTCGCTGTCCTCGCTGAACTCGCCCGACACCACCTGCACCACGAGACAGAGACTGGGGTGAACGATGACaaaaaaacagacacagaagtgaAGCAATAAACAGTACGACAGTACTCCTCAATTCTGCATCAACATTACTGTATTTTCTTTTTTGGAATAGTTGGCGTCCAAACCTCAAGTCTacatttaaagggcatattctggaccaatttcatgttttttatatgaaagtatgtccctttacacactcatccagaagggtaattttgcacaaggccatctgtctacagcagaaaaaaataaaacaacaaaatgcgtctgggaaaatcccaagggagtctggagcctgaGTCGTGACGTTacttgcggaagcaccagcaggctgcgcgagctttgcacggtttcagtgcacagcctgtgtagaccaagcgctcccatttctctctcattgtccggtcttttgggaaacgatgagtactaatcccatcaagattggggttgctacaccctcctacgatacatctgttaaccattttaataattacgcgataacattgaagaaatttgcagaaaaccaccaggtcgttttctcataaacaaaccagcgctgacgtaggattcagagggaggcgtcccgcaagcgacgtcacgaaaatcaatgtttgctgggaaatccaaatgccaagttttttcagaggcggaccaattcgcctcaaatggcttgatttcaactgaatttttctggtattgcgcaaggtaaaaaaaattgcgcaaaatgtgacagatatttgaccaaagtttaatataaaataggagaattacattgatcttgctcctgaatttacccatgatatgcactttaaagctttTCTGGctgtcagatttttcaagtgtaggtcataaacagaatcccccgacacccaattatttttctttagtggaccgaaagctaccaaatttgaatcacagacttccacttttattcgtttttttaaacagaacaattactgaatttatctccacatggctctaaattctccgctatttttttcctgcttcaccatgacccaatacaagatactacatgatgccagcatgacgtggtgggctttccttgttggcgcaaggcattgtgggatacaaatttgaaaccggagagaaaaatggaggaatgaaacgtgaaagaccgactgcagtaacggaaagcgagaagaagaaaagacgttatgttatatacgaaggaaaggaaacgcaggaccaaactaatcaataaaatcggcggtcagcgagcacctcggtgtgaacagctgttcgtttagcgacagaatgacggaacggtcagtgcacgctcaaagataaacctgtagatggcagtaatcgaaaggccatctggcTTTAAACTTTAAGCCACGCCCCTTGCCTGAGACTGACCAGTGTGTGTCCTGAGAAAGAAAACGAATCAGTTTCTACATGGAGTTATGACTCTTCTGATGACTTATTTAATAGAAATCAGCGTTAAAGCACAACTTGAACTGAAGACGCTAACAATCACGGCTGTGTCGGCGAGTTCCTGGGTGAAGGGgggaaattaaataaataaataatgtgtgAACTATTGCTTtaaaaatagtctgttgttcttcAGCGGTAACTAATCTTTGCGCCCAGGCTAATCGTgctacttaaaggagatatgacTTGGCAGTATATTTAGCCACACTCAATTAAAATACATCTAAAACCTAATTATAGGTCATAAAGTTTAGACTGCTGGTAAACAGAAAATGCAGTAAATGGACCAGCAAGGCCATTATTCCACAGATCCAGAGACGGGCCTGAgaaggcagaacacacacacaattacagtcGTTATAAATAACGGCTGGCTGAAATGTGTCTGCATGTGGAGAGTTTAAAGAAACTCAACCCCATTCATCAAGTGAGGAGTGCAGGAGGCTGTGAGAAACTGCCAGACTGAACTAGAGGAAAGAGGACAAACATGACCTCGCGTACACACACATCCCTAAGTCATCATGACTTAAGTTATTCTAAgcccctctctctcgctcgctgacACTCCATCAGAAACAGGAAATAAGATTTGTACAGTTACAAGAACACAACACAAGTATGAACCCCAAGCACATGCTAGCCACTACCTTAGCGCTCAGACACTGGTTCTCCCGATACAGCCCGGCTCAAACGGCGCTTACATCCCATAAGAACTCTGACAAATCTCCAAAACAACTACAAATCACATTTCCGGGTATGATGGCGTGAAAGCTGACGGTGTATAAAAGAACACGGTGTTAGCAAAGCTGAGGAAACCGCGTACTGTACGGTATCTAGCTAGTATTAGCTAGCTAATCAGTTGTAGCATAGCAATTGCATTCGTTCTACACAAAAAAAGAACCAAATTTCTGCAACAAGTCGACCATTTTTATGGATCGCAATATACAGGATGTTTGTAGTCGATCAGGTTATGCTTCTTGTTCAGTGgttgggaaaaaaaatagatatatatgggtcattctagaattcagggtacatttcacatccttttattttccacaaaaggaatctttattgaatcagttttgagcaATAATGCAAATGAcggcaaactttcaccaatagcgatgcttgatgtacGTTTTAGACCCAAttcatccataaaacattaactaaacgactcccacccctccccccacatcatTGGCCGTCTTCGActtctgattcatccattcaactccaataaacaggaagtgattcggtcaaacaatctgttttttgaagggcttattctattaagtgCTATAAAaccaattgcatagaaagtctattttctggatTATGTGCAATTTcagtcaaaaatatatatttttattcgtcccaatgttcttgtcaactgtaAAACTGCATAAGATcggcaaagacttttaataatgtgcatgaaacccgcaccgagtgatgtcacttcctctggtgggaaacttcagaaaggcggtGAGGTCTATTCTGTTTctcctctcattaatttgaacaaaatgttgaggattttacaccgatagtagattaattattcgtcaactctgttactGTGATATTGGACTGAATATcagtctaactttttttttttttataaaaacaatatgattaaaatccataaaattccgtTTGTATACGTgtcatgtggtagctagtttgaggttagcgtgtggagttaagatacaaaatggtgggaaatgtcaactccGTTATCGTCAATTCTGCTATCCAGCAATTTGGATTTATCATATTTTTGACAcgatttttaatgatattttactTAAAAGTAATCTGGTTAGTTGGAGTCGAGCTTTAGTTCACActcaaagcgagacggcctttcgatttcataaaacctgtgaaatttagttccctctgaaatgtgttcattgtgatagatgtttatttctgtaatatctcacaaaatatcaggccgttctgtggctgggaagttatttaatttgaggggattaaagcaaataacgtgcatgaaatcgctcgcttcgtgcagtcaaaaagacagaggaagtccgtgtgcgcatgcgcaggtctacctttgagcgtgcactgacagttccatcattctgtcgctaaacaaatagctgatcacaccgaagtgctcgctgaccggtgatatttattagtttggtcctgtgtttcctttcctttgtatataacgtaacgtcttttcttcttgctttctttccgttactgtagtcgggctTTCATGTTTcgttcctccatttttctctcccgtttcaaatttgtatcccacaatgcccttgcgtgaacggggaaagcccaccacgtgatgcatgacatagtatcttgtattgggtcatggtgaagcaggaaaaaatagtagagaatttagggccacgtggagataaattcattcattgttcttattaaaaaaaaaataataaaattggaagtcagtAGTTTTTGGTCGACTAACAGaagtaattgggtgtcaggaaaattcttatgacctacacttgaaaaatctgaaaggcggtctagctttaaaggaGCAATAAAATTAAAAGCCAATAAAATTGTTTCTGTTTATACACATGCACTACTTCTAGTGAGACGACATTTTTATTAGCTATAAATATATAAGAAATTAGCTATAAAATAGCTAGTTCTCTCTTATTTTGTGTTCATTCTAGTCAAGATTTACCTCTCAAAAAAATGGCAACTTTATTCAAATAAAAGTGAACagatttagtttaaaaaaaaaaaaaagctataattTCTAGTTCGCAGaacgttttgggtttttttttttctcccgatCATAGATGTGGTTATCTACTGTtgctgtgtttcttgcgttttagaGAGCTATATTTAACCTCAACAAATTAAATGATATCGGTTGTATGCGCCAAGTGCAAAACTTAATCGTTTTCATTGTTGTACTGGACAATACATCAGAAATGgaggtaaaaataaaaaaaaaataaaataaataaaagccaaCAGACGTATTGATAAATTTCTCATAAAACACTCTTGTAAAATCTTTGATCACTAATGTAACTTTCATGAGTTTGGCCACATTGTTCAACGTTAATGTCGTATCACAGCTGTGCAAAATGTTCAACCGTGAACGTAGTTCCAGAACAGAAGGTTGTTTTTGTGGATTCGTAGCGGACCTTCATGCTGAACGTGATCGGCTCCATGACGAACACTCGGTCAGGGAAAGTTCCGGCGATTTCCTCAACGCTCGCAAAGTACTGAACCGGCTCCCGGACATCCCGGTCCTGATCCAGCAACTTAAACTTTCCTAcggagagaaggagaaagagatgtGAGAAAAGAAACTTGGAGGTGGTGTAGCATACTCGAAAACAAGTCCACTGGATTCCTGATGACGAGTTAAATACAGCTGTAGGGcacgttcaaaaaaaaaaaaaagttattccacgaaattgagtcatacatgagctgatagcgctatAAGCCatttatgacgagattgagtggaataactgttcgagtttatccacattcactggattttgagaaacagagtatttttatttgtattttttgcaaattcgataaataaaaacttgatacaaaacgtccgacaaaatcatttccgcttagaatgtaaacaaaccagcgaactgacacgagcaatttgtgaaaaatgtgataataataataataataattcttgattttaaaaaacaaaacaaaacacattcttaccatcatttttgttgcttttttggggggggtttgttttcaagcagagtttttatttcgtcctcggttgcttcagcaacacgcgccaccattttgtttttctctactcacggtatattagctgatagcctagtagccaatcagagcgtgtgattgctcatatccagtgaatgtggatagaataattttatttatactatagtgcagcgtttctcaacctttcttcaggtcacagcacccttcagaagtacgcAAATTCTCAAGGCGCCCCAATATAAAATgtatgcagtcacgctgaccatacgctgaccccggcagtgacgttgtgacatg from the Neoarius graeffei isolate fNeoGra1 chromosome 2, fNeoGra1.pri, whole genome shotgun sequence genome contains:
- the gareml gene encoding GRB2-associated and regulator of MAPK protein 2; this translates as MEKLSASISDLSWSAVSLPLDAVVGKFRLPTLVKLSAGENVEGLSEEDVVLLHSCRQWTTVTAHSLEEGHYVIGPKIDIPLPYQGKFKLLDQDRDVREPVQYFASVEEIAGTFPDRVFVMEPITFSMKVVSGEFSEDSEVYNFSLQAGDELTPMGRAELLCVQSAREKSRLAVLLRRLGRVSGASGRPNRTKLPCLICLNQRTRESVRLPLQCRGRFCTRSPLELRMQAGEHTLRTIIERVRLPVNVAVPPHPPPPPRSRYDQHTIRQGQRYKLLAIVSRTVVLCCVLRKQEVTPSHFLLLNDMPRFTLPDGLLRDDPVYQRAVLLSALRCQETFDPDDYSRAVREVKVDLTEECVSPRRIRVYPVFSPQRLSLCVYGGGAITPTPTPGCRDSLGDTQTPPGGDGEREGVGEGDEREYVTPDWPTETQEIPYEELWANQSGGSYAEVPESTVKAEHNLISFHSTSSLDGTIGSTHVAMVQMEAGRVPTPPPVPPKSEAVKEECRFLNAPPVPPRCANVGGPTPSPPVPPRFPKAPATSTRSPNVSYYSSGLQESSAPRSGSSSPSPDSYSLYCYPCTWADCVTSDSSVSPDPNQPAQACWSHPRSGGVFTSNILNTPLLSTDSAHKNYSTCPRPRPAAQSRFAPFGALNPFANPGHASSDWLATGRKSPNLMPDLTSATPQESQVNQETSPVPPPRPLKSLEEETSVSSLVRGAEGGAGLSWRPPADLCWLSVEEVSSCLRFIGLSDDVIGLFSRERIDGSIFTQLTEEILSEDFSLTKLQVKKIMQFIKGWRPKI